One stretch of Thalassovita sp. DNA includes these proteins:
- the iolG gene encoding inositol 2-dehydrogenase — protein MSVKFAVLGAGRIGQVHASTIAAVPGADLVAVADAMPAAAAAVAAAHGCEVKTIDDIAADAGVDAVIIGTPTDTHADLIEQFVRAGKAVFCEKPVDLSLERVKSCLEVVQAEGGKLMVGFNRRFDPDFRAAHAAIQQGRIGKVEMVTITSRDPGAPPPEYITRSGGIFRDMTIHDFDMARWLLGEEVTTVQAAASVLVDPEIGKLGDYDSANVILTTASGQQCVITNSRRATYGYDQRIEVHGSEGSVTAENQREARIEIADEKGAHRPPLLNFFMTRYTAAYANEIAEFVDALNTGGAMPTTGHDGLMALALADAALLSVAEGRVVHVSEVLGDG, from the coding sequence ATGTCTGTGAAATTTGCCGTTTTGGGGGCGGGCCGTATCGGTCAGGTCCACGCGTCGACCATTGCTGCCGTGCCGGGGGCTGATCTTGTCGCTGTAGCCGATGCAATGCCAGCCGCCGCTGCCGCAGTTGCCGCTGCCCATGGCTGTGAGGTCAAAACAATTGATGACATCGCGGCCGATGCCGGGGTGGATGCCGTGATCATCGGCACCCCAACGGACACCCATGCCGATCTGATCGAACAGTTTGTGCGGGCCGGCAAAGCTGTGTTCTGCGAAAAACCGGTCGATCTCAGCCTTGAACGGGTGAAATCCTGTCTGGAGGTTGTGCAGGCTGAAGGCGGCAAGCTGATGGTGGGCTTCAACCGCCGCTTTGATCCCGATTTCCGCGCCGCCCATGCCGCCATTCAGCAGGGCCGCATCGGCAAGGTTGAGATGGTCACCATCACCAGCCGCGATCCCGGCGCGCCGCCGCCGGAATACATCACCCGCTCCGGCGGGATCTTCCGCGATATGACCATCCATGATTTCGATATGGCGCGTTGGCTGCTGGGCGAAGAGGTGACAACGGTGCAGGCGGCAGCCTCGGTTCTGGTCGATCCTGAAATTGGCAAACTGGGGGATTATGACAGCGCCAATGTGATCCTGACCACCGCCTCAGGCCAGCAATGTGTCATCACCAATTCCCGCCGGGCGACCTATGGCTATGACCAGCGCATTGAGGTGCATGGCTCCGAAGGGTCGGTAACGGCGGAAAACCAGCGTGAGGCGCGCATTGAGATTGCCGATGAAAAAGGCGCCCATCGCCCACCTTTGCTGAACTTCTTCATGACCCGCTACACGGCAGCCTATGCCAATGAAATCGCCGAATTTGTTGATGCACTCAACACTGGCGGCGCGATGCCGACCACGGGGCACGATGGGCTGATGGCCCTGGCGCTGGCAGATGCGGCGCTGTTGTCCGTGGCTGAGGGCCGCGTTGTCCATGTGTCGGAGGTGCTAGGCGATGGCTGA
- a CDS encoding Gfo/Idh/MocA family oxidoreductase, with the protein MTKLKWGMIGGGEGSQIGPAHRLGALADGRFEMVAGALDHRPEVGRDYGQRLGIAADRAYGDWQEMLAGEKTREDRIDLVTVATPNATHFEITKAFLEAGFNVLCEKPMTMTVEEGEEIVKVAEKTGKICAVNYCYSAYPMVRQARAMVRAGEIGKVRLVVTNFAHGHHGDATDADNPRVRWRYDPAMAGVSGQFADCGIHALHMASFICDDEVEKLSADFASTIASRELEDDAMLNFRMSGGTVGRLWTSSVAIGRQHGFDIQVFGETGGLRWASEQPNQLIYTPVGGRTQVIEKGEGGLYEDAQRLSRVAIAHPEGFPLAVANIYCDLADAIAGEVRDGLPGAADGLRSMAAVETAVASAKADGTWMDARPPMFR; encoded by the coding sequence ATGACCAAATTGAAATGGGGCATGATCGGCGGCGGCGAAGGCAGCCAGATCGGCCCGGCCCACCGTCTGGGCGCCTTGGCGGATGGCCGCTTTGAAATGGTGGCCGGCGCGCTGGATCACCGCCCCGAGGTGGGGCGCGACTATGGTCAGCGCCTGGGCATCGCCGCCGACCGCGCTTATGGCGACTGGCAGGAGATGCTGGCTGGTGAAAAAACACGCGAGGACCGGATTGATCTGGTCACCGTGGCCACACCCAATGCGACGCACTTTGAAATCACCAAGGCCTTCCTTGAGGCGGGCTTCAACGTGCTGTGTGAAAAGCCGATGACCATGACGGTTGAGGAAGGCGAAGAGATCGTGAAGGTTGCCGAAAAGACCGGCAAGATCTGCGCGGTAAACTACTGCTATTCCGCCTATCCGATGGTGCGTCAGGCCCGCGCGATGGTGCGCGCCGGTGAGATCGGCAAGGTGCGCCTTGTGGTGACAAACTTTGCCCATGGCCACCACGGCGATGCCACGGATGCGGACAATCCGCGGGTGCGTTGGCGCTATGATCCGGCGATGGCCGGTGTCTCGGGCCAGTTTGCCGATTGCGGCATCCACGCGCTGCATATGGCCAGCTTCATCTGTGATGATGAGGTCGAAAAGCTTTCGGCCGATTTTGCCTCCACCATCGCCTCGCGAGAGTTGGAAGATGACGCCATGCTGAACTTCCGCATGAGCGGCGGCACGGTTGGGCGGCTCTGGACCTCTTCGGTGGCGATAGGGCGGCAGCACGGGTTTGACATACAGGTCTTTGGCGAAACCGGCGGTCTACGCTGGGCCTCTGAACAGCCAAACCAGTTGATCTATACCCCGGTTGGCGGCCGCACGCAGGTGATCGAAAAAGGCGAAGGCGGCCTTTACGAAGACGCCCAGCGCCTCAGCCGCGTCGCCATCGCCCACCCCGAAGGTTTCCCGCTGGCGGTGGCCAACATCTACTGCGATCTGGCTGACGCCATCGCGGGTGAGGTGCGCGACGGGTTGCCCGGGGCCGCGGATGGTCTGCGGTCCATGGCGGCGGTGGAAACCGCGGTGGCCTCAGCCAAGGCTGACGGCACATGGATGGACGCCCGTCCCCCGATGTTCCGCTGA
- a CDS encoding LacI family DNA-binding transcriptional regulator — protein MGVTLKEVAERAGVSRSAVSRTFTDGASVSDKMRRKVEKAAADLGYHPNALASSLTTGRTKLIGLVSNNFHNPLFLEIFDLFTRGLQDKGLRPLLVNLSDETDPQNSVRMLRQYSVDGVVVASSTLPPSFAQAFRDAGVPVVHSFGRSSAATQVHVVGIDNVECGRMAARTLVERGYGSVGFLGGPVTATSTQDRLTGFLEQMESYPDVAHSHSYAEAYSFEAGRAEMQRLLDSGARADAYFCGDDVLSIGALSAVADAGLKVPEEIGIIGLNDMEMAAWENIDLTTIRQPIKEIVSASIEMMSAMLDDPSRYPEARIFPCSVVERGTLRRV, from the coding sequence ATGGGTGTCACACTGAAGGAAGTTGCCGAACGCGCCGGGGTGTCCCGGTCGGCCGTGTCGCGCACTTTCACCGATGGTGCCTCGGTCTCGGACAAGATGCGGCGCAAGGTCGAAAAGGCGGCGGCGGATCTGGGCTATCACCCCAATGCGCTGGCCTCCAGCCTGACCACCGGGCGCACCAAGCTGATTGGTCTTGTCTCCAACAACTTCCACAACCCGCTGTTTCTGGAAATCTTTGACCTCTTCACCCGCGGTCTGCAGGACAAGGGCCTGCGGCCGCTGCTGGTGAACCTGTCTGATGAGACCGATCCGCAAAACTCGGTCCGGATGCTGCGGCAATATTCGGTGGACGGGGTTGTTGTGGCCTCCTCCACACTGCCCCCCAGTTTTGCCCAAGCCTTCCGCGATGCAGGTGTGCCGGTGGTGCACAGCTTCGGCCGCTCCTCCGCAGCTACGCAGGTGCATGTGGTCGGCATCGACAACGTGGAATGCGGCCGGATGGCGGCGCGCACCCTGGTCGAACGCGGATACGGCAGCGTCGGGTTTCTGGGCGGTCCTGTTACTGCGACCTCGACCCAGGACCGTCTGACCGGGTTTCTGGAACAGATGGAAAGCTACCCGGATGTGGCGCACAGCCATTCCTATGCTGAGGCGTATTCGTTTGAGGCCGGGCGCGCAGAAATGCAGCGGCTTTTGGACAGCGGCGCCCGTGCCGATGCGTATTTCTGCGGCGACGATGTGCTGTCAATCGGGGCCCTGTCCGCGGTGGCCGATGCCGGTTTGAAGGTGCCCGAAGAGATCGGGATCATTGGCCTCAATGATATGGAAATGGCGGCCTGGGAAAACATCGACCTGACCACGATCCGCCAGCCGATCAAGGAAATCGTCAGCGCTTCAATCGAGATGATGAGCGCCATGCTGGACGATCCCAGCCGCTACCCCGAAGCGCGGATTTTTCCCTGCTCGGTCGTAGAACGCGGGACGCTGCGGCGGGTGTGA
- a CDS encoding GFA family protein, translating into MKPEFTGRCLCGAVHFNVTAAPVVVAQCHCDECRRLSGTGHSIGAMFPRAAVQIEGEIAEHSYQGALGATVTKWFCPRCGSPIFGCNTRAPDHITLPLGAFDNAVDLSVQVVIFERDRPHWDQLGPDVDRFDTQPDWTPD; encoded by the coding sequence ATGAAACCTGAGTTTACCGGAAGATGCTTGTGTGGCGCGGTGCATTTCAACGTGACCGCCGCGCCCGTTGTTGTGGCACAATGCCATTGCGACGAATGCCGCCGCCTGTCCGGCACCGGCCATAGCATTGGCGCGATGTTTCCGCGCGCAGCTGTTCAGATCGAAGGCGAGATTGCCGAACACAGCTATCAGGGTGCGTTGGGGGCGACGGTGACGAAGTGGTTCTGCCCCCGCTGCGGCAGCCCGATTTTCGGATGCAACACGCGGGCGCCGGATCATATCACCTTGCCGCTGGGCGCTTTTGACAATGCTGTGGATTTGTCGGTGCAGGTGGTGATCTTTGAACGGGATCGGCCGCATTGGGACCAACTGGGGCCGGATGTTGACCGGTTTGACACGCAGCCCGACTGGACGCCGGATTGA
- a CDS encoding TIM barrel protein, with amino-acid sequence MSIRIGNAPCSWGVEFPNDPRNPSWQLVLKDCAAAGYKGIELGPVGFMPEDPAVLGEALAEHDLELIGGVVFRAYHDPAQWEDVLDGTHRTCKALVAHGAKHLVLIDSISERRAPTAGRAAEAEQMDKAEWTAFRDRLAESARIGTEEYGLTVGIHAHAAGFMDFEPELERLLNEVDEKILKICFDTGHHSYAGFDPVAFMKRYMDRISYMHFKDIDPKVKAEVIANRTGFYDACGQGIFCNLGDGDVDFPAVRQLLLDSGFEGWCTVEQDCDPLLDPDPVGDAKVNREYLESIGFT; translated from the coding sequence ATGAGTATCCGCATTGGCAACGCCCCCTGTTCCTGGGGTGTGGAATTCCCCAACGATCCGCGCAATCCCAGCTGGCAGTTGGTGCTGAAAGACTGCGCCGCCGCAGGCTATAAGGGCATCGAACTGGGCCCAGTTGGCTTCATGCCCGAAGACCCGGCCGTGCTGGGTGAGGCATTGGCCGAACATGATCTGGAGCTGATCGGCGGTGTGGTCTTCCGCGCCTATCACGATCCCGCCCAGTGGGAAGATGTGCTGGACGGCACCCACCGCACCTGCAAGGCGCTGGTGGCGCATGGAGCCAAACATCTGGTGCTGATTGACTCGATCTCAGAACGGCGCGCCCCCACCGCAGGCCGCGCGGCAGAGGCCGAGCAGATGGACAAGGCCGAATGGACCGCCTTCCGCGACCGTCTGGCCGAAAGCGCCCGCATCGGCACCGAGGAATATGGCCTGACCGTCGGCATCCACGCCCATGCGGCGGGTTTCATGGATTTTGAGCCCGAGCTGGAGCGTCTGCTGAATGAGGTGGATGAAAAGATCCTGAAGATCTGCTTTGACACCGGCCACCATTCCTACGCGGGGTTTGATCCGGTTGCCTTCATGAAGCGCTATATGGATCGCATCTCTTACATGCACTTCAAAGACATCGATCCTAAGGTAAAGGCCGAGGTGATCGCCAACCGCACCGGCTTCTATGATGCCTGTGGACAGGGGATTTTCTGTAACCTTGGCGATGGCGACGTCGACTTCCCCGCCGTGCGGCAGCTGTTGCTGGACAGCGGCTTTGAAGGCTGGTGCACCGTTGAACAGGACTGCGATCCGCTGTTGGATCCTGATCCTGTGGGCGATGCCAAGGTGAACCGTGAATATCTGGAAAGCATCGGCTTCACCTGA
- the iolB gene encoding 5-deoxy-glucuronate isomerase, whose protein sequence is MADLLRKPNGNTGKVHDISPDSAGWSYVGFTLYRLHPGDSASEHTGSEEVILVLVEGKAAIQAAGQDFSVMGDRMNVFEKTPPHCVYVPGASDWSAVAETDCTLAVCKAPARGDYPVQQIGPAEIALEERGTGTNLRHINNIAMEGRDVAGSLLVTEVFTPAGHWSSYPPHRHDEDNFPEMTYLEETYYHRLNPDQGFGIQRVYTEDGALDETMAVSSHDVVLVPKGHHPCGSPYGYEMYYLNVMAGPLRKWRFENDPAHHWIYERDN, encoded by the coding sequence ATGGCTGATCTCCTGCGCAAACCCAATGGGAACACCGGCAAGGTACATGACATCTCCCCGGACTCTGCCGGCTGGTCCTATGTCGGCTTCACCCTCTACCGGTTGCACCCCGGCGACAGCGCGTCAGAACACACTGGATCCGAAGAGGTCATCCTGGTGCTGGTCGAAGGTAAGGCCGCGATCCAGGCCGCAGGTCAGGACTTTAGCGTGATGGGCGATCGGATGAACGTCTTTGAAAAGACGCCGCCGCATTGTGTCTACGTGCCCGGCGCCAGTGACTGGTCCGCCGTGGCTGAAACAGATTGCACCCTTGCCGTCTGCAAGGCGCCCGCCCGTGGGGACTATCCGGTGCAGCAGATCGGCCCGGCAGAGATCGCCTTGGAAGAGCGCGGCACCGGCACCAACTTGCGCCATATCAACAACATCGCCATGGAAGGACGGGACGTGGCCGGCAGCCTGTTGGTGACCGAGGTGTTCACCCCCGCAGGCCATTGGTCCAGCTACCCGCCGCACCGCCATGACGAAGATAACTTCCCTGAGATGACCTATCTTGAGGAAACCTATTATCACCGCCTGAACCCTGATCAGGGCTTTGGCATTCAGCGGGTTTACACCGAAGATGGCGCGCTGGATGAAACCATGGCAGTCAGCTCGCATGATGTGGTGCTGGTGCCCAAAGGCCACCATCCCTGCGGATCGCCCTATGGCTATGAGATGTATTACCTCAACGTGATGGCCGGGCCGCTGCGCAAATGGCGGTTTGAAAACGACCCGGCACATCACTGGATCTATGAGCGGGACAATTGA
- the iolC gene encoding 5-dehydro-2-deoxygluconokinase, whose protein sequence is MVDLISAIKGNRFAVFGRAGMDVFATPIGVKSEDADMFAADLGGSSANICVGLVKFGGCATLVTSVSDDAVGRFCVNRLKDYGVDTSYVRAVGGEARTSLAVYESCIEDFQNVIYRNGAADFQVTPEEMDQVNYADWSALITAGTVFAAEPSRSATFRAFENARAAGLPVIFDIDYRPYSWPSPEVAAEVLSRAGEESDMIVGNDEEFGFMAGGMDKGLDMARRLAERDGRIVIYKMGAEGAITLHGGEEIRTGIYPVEAVKPNGAGDSFLSGLLSAIAQGHSLRDAVLRGSACASIVVSRPGCAGAMPDLAGLEAFLASHPGPTE, encoded by the coding sequence ATGGTCGATCTGATCTCTGCCATCAAAGGCAACCGCTTTGCCGTTTTCGGGCGCGCGGGTATGGATGTCTTCGCAACACCCATCGGCGTCAAAAGTGAGGATGCCGATATGTTCGCCGCCGACCTCGGCGGCTCCTCCGCCAACATCTGTGTTGGGTTGGTGAAATTCGGTGGCTGCGCGACGCTGGTCACCTCGGTTTCAGACGATGCGGTGGGGCGGTTCTGTGTGAACCGGCTGAAGGACTACGGCGTCGACACCAGCTATGTCCGCGCCGTCGGGGGCGAAGCCCGCACCTCGCTCGCGGTCTACGAAAGCTGCATCGAGGATTTCCAGAATGTGATCTACCGCAACGGCGCTGCCGACTTTCAGGTGACGCCCGAGGAGATGGATCAGGTGAATTACGCCGACTGGTCGGCGCTGATCACCGCGGGCACGGTCTTTGCGGCTGAGCCTTCGCGCTCTGCCACCTTCCGTGCTTTTGAAAACGCACGGGCGGCGGGGCTGCCGGTGATCTTTGACATCGACTACCGCCCCTACAGCTGGCCCTCACCCGAAGTTGCCGCCGAGGTGCTGAGCCGCGCCGGCGAAGAAAGCGACATGATCGTTGGCAATGACGAAGAGTTCGGTTTCATGGCAGGCGGCATGGACAAGGGCCTCGACATGGCGCGGCGGTTGGCGGAACGCGACGGCCGCATCGTGATTTACAAGATGGGCGCGGAGGGCGCGATCACTTTGCACGGCGGCGAGGAGATCCGCACCGGCATCTACCCGGTGGAGGCGGTGAAACCAAACGGCGCGGGCGACAGTTTCCTGTCCGGCCTGCTGTCGGCCATCGCACAGGGGCATTCTTTGCGCGATGCGGTGCTGCGCGGATCAGCCTGCGCCTCGATTGTGGTCTCCAGGCCCGGCTGCGCCGGCGCTATGCCTGACCTCGCCGGGTTGGAGGCTTTCCTTGCCTCACATCCGGGACCGACGGAATAA
- a CDS encoding methyl-accepting chemotaxis protein — translation MSVNKQEKSKDFSGTARLVALGMMPLGPISAFVVGGPLLTVVAAALIFAGLALIAPKLDDKTRPMMIAVALVGQCVAFTSAFSGHAWQIDTHMLFFAVLAIVATMGSLPALIVGVAVTAVHHLSFGLFLPSLVFPEMSLVETLGRVVLHAVIVLFEAGILAWSMIRSAAADAEIRQAREDLAESVAQAEQAQVDAEEAREAAVAVADRTRREGQRAATAVEQIASAANAAADHAGSAQNVMSRTREEAERSSGVVTRAHDAMDAIKSSSEKITTIIGVIDEIARQTDLLALNAAVESARAGEAGRGFAVVATEVRKLAQRSADASKEIRELVITSSEQVDHGVELVGETGSALTRIADAVAELNEVLTEIAAGAADQSEGLAQVNIAISRIDTLRDESDVPAGEEAPSFDLSMDDDDGEEVDFTAKAA, via the coding sequence ATGTCGGTTAACAAACAGGAGAAATCGAAGGATTTCTCGGGCACGGCCCGTCTGGTGGCCCTGGGGATGATGCCCCTTGGGCCAATTTCTGCGTTTGTGGTGGGTGGTCCGCTGCTGACGGTGGTGGCTGCGGCTCTGATCTTTGCGGGTCTGGCGCTGATCGCCCCCAAGCTGGATGACAAAACGCGCCCCATGATGATTGCGGTGGCGCTGGTCGGTCAATGTGTGGCCTTCACCTCGGCCTTCTCGGGCCATGCCTGGCAAATCGACACGCATATGCTCTTCTTCGCCGTACTGGCGATTGTTGCGACCATGGGCTCACTGCCCGCGCTGATCGTGGGTGTTGCGGTCACCGCCGTGCATCACCTCAGCTTTGGCCTGTTCCTGCCGTCGCTGGTGTTCCCGGAGATGTCTCTGGTTGAAACGCTGGGCCGTGTTGTGCTGCACGCCGTTATTGTTCTGTTCGAAGCCGGCATTCTGGCCTGGTCGATGATCCGTTCTGCTGCCGCTGATGCGGAAATCCGTCAGGCCCGTGAAGATCTGGCCGAAAGCGTTGCTCAGGCGGAGCAGGCGCAGGTTGACGCCGAAGAGGCCCGCGAAGCTGCTGTGGCTGTGGCCGATCGCACCCGCCGCGAAGGTCAGCGTGCTGCAACGGCTGTTGAGCAAATTGCCTCGGCCGCAAATGCCGCAGCCGATCATGCGGGCAGCGCTCAGAATGTGATGTCCCGCACCCGTGAAGAGGCGGAACGTTCCAGCGGTGTTGTGACCCGTGCCCATGACGCCATGGATGCGATCAAGTCCAGCTCTGAGAAAATCACCACCATCATTGGTGTGATTGATGAAATTGCCCGTCAAACCGACCTTCTGGCGCTGAACGCTGCTGTTGAATCGGCCCGTGCCGGTGAAGCAGGTCGCGGCTTTGCCGTGGTGGCCACCGAGGTGCGCAAACTGGCGCAGCGCTCGGCCGATGCCAGCAAGGAAATTCGTGAATTGGTCATCACCTCGTCTGAGCAGGTGGATCACGGTGTGGAGCTGGTTGGCGAAACCGGCAGCGCCCTGACCCGTATCGCTGACGCGGTGGCTGAGCTGAACGAAGTTCTGACCGAAATCGCCGCAGGTGCTGCGGATCAGTCCGAAGGTCTGGCCCAGGTGAACATCGCCATCTCGCGTATCGATACCCTGCGTGATGAAAGCGACGTTCCAGCCGGGGAAGAGGCGCCAAGCTTTGACCTCAGCATGGACGATGATGATGGGGAAGAGGTGGATTTCACCGCCAAGGCGGCCTGA
- a CDS encoding class II fructose-bisphosphate aldolase: protein MPLVTLADVLQPALKGNYAVAGLVTLGWEDMRAYVAAAEEEGVPVILQAGPSCRAHTPLPVLGKMFRQLAEGASVPVVAHLDHGYTFEECREALDSGFTSLMFDGSRKPLQQNIDETRAIVEMAHGAGVSCEGEIGFVGYSGGEGSAGTDPAEAAQFAAETGVDAMAISVGNVHLQQDKEGGLDEPRIRAIEALTEVPLVIHGGSGVPVAQRMALARGSKICKFNIGTELRMAFGQAMRAAVNADPERFDRVTILKETHEPVVAAARQVLRAFKAG from the coding sequence ATGCCTCTGGTCACTTTGGCGGATGTGCTGCAACCGGCGCTCAAGGGAAACTATGCGGTGGCGGGACTTGTCACGCTGGGATGGGAAGACATGCGCGCCTATGTGGCCGCGGCCGAGGAAGAGGGCGTGCCGGTGATCCTGCAGGCCGGCCCCAGCTGCCGCGCCCACACGCCGCTGCCGGTGCTGGGCAAGATGTTCCGGCAACTGGCCGAGGGTGCCTCGGTCCCGGTGGTGGCGCATCTGGATCACGGCTACACGTTTGAGGAATGCAGGGAGGCGCTGGACAGTGGCTTCACCTCTTTGATGTTTGATGGCTCGCGCAAACCGCTACAGCAGAACATCGATGAGACCCGCGCCATTGTTGAGATGGCGCATGGGGCGGGGGTTTCCTGCGAAGGTGAGATCGGCTTCGTCGGCTACTCCGGCGGTGAAGGTTCCGCCGGGACCGATCCGGCGGAGGCGGCACAGTTCGCGGCAGAGACAGGTGTGGACGCCATGGCCATCTCGGTCGGGAACGTTCATCTGCAACAGGACAAAGAGGGTGGGCTGGATGAGCCGCGCATCCGCGCCATCGAAGCACTGACCGAGGTGCCGCTGGTGATCCACGGTGGATCCGGCGTACCGGTGGCGCAGCGCATGGCGTTGGCGCGCGGGTCGAAGATCTGCAAGTTCAACATCGGCACCGAGTTGCGCATGGCCTTTGGTCAGGCGATGCGTGCGGCGGTGAACGCCGATCCCGAACGGTTTGACCGCGTCACCATCCTTA
- the iolD gene encoding 3D-(3,5/4)-trihydroxycyclohexane-1,2-dione acylhydrolase (decyclizing), which translates to MSDKTVQLTTAQAIIRWLENQYIVIDGQEMRLCGGGFGIFGHGNVTCLGEALHEVQEELPLYRGQNEQSMGFAAAAYAKQWLRQRFMFCTASAGPGTANLVTSAALAHANRLPMLMLCGDTFITRLPDPVLQQLEHFGDPTYGVNDAFKPVVRYWDRITHPAQIIQSLPNAIATMLDPADCGPAFLGLPQDVQGWTYDYPEVFFEKKVHRMRRQSADVAELADAAALLKSAKRPMIIAGGGVQYSGAVAELTAFAEAHQIPVVETIAGRANLLDTHVLNIGPIGVTGSDSANTIAEEADVIVAVGTRLQDFTTGSWTAFAKSARFISVNAARHDAGKHRSLPVVGDAKLALPALNAACAGYVAPQEWVDHAKAQRAKWVDYVADNVSYGDNRPNSYAQAIGVVNALCDPRDRVVAAAGGLPAEVTANWRTLDQGTVDVEFGFSCMGYEIAGGWGARIAQAQREPDKDTIVFTGDGSYLLLNSDIYSSVLSQKKMIVLVLDNGGFAVINKLQNNTGNESFNNLLADCPTVPQPFAVDFAAHAASMGATSEKVANPAELGEAFKRAKASDKTYVIVMDVDPYDGWTTEGHAWWEVGTPHVTKSDRVREAHVDWESSRSRQRKGV; encoded by the coding sequence GTGAGTGACAAGACGGTTCAGCTGACCACGGCGCAGGCCATCATTCGCTGGCTGGAAAACCAGTATATCGTGATCGACGGGCAGGAAATGCGTCTGTGCGGCGGTGGCTTTGGCATCTTTGGGCATGGCAATGTGACCTGTCTGGGGGAGGCGCTGCATGAGGTGCAGGAAGAGCTGCCGCTTTATCGCGGTCAGAATGAGCAGAGCATGGGCTTTGCTGCCGCCGCTTACGCCAAACAATGGCTGCGTCAGCGGTTTATGTTCTGCACCGCCTCGGCAGGGCCGGGCACGGCGAACCTTGTGACCTCGGCTGCATTGGCACATGCCAACCGGCTGCCGATGCTGATGCTGTGCGGCGATACCTTCATCACCCGCCTGCCGGATCCGGTGTTGCAGCAGCTGGAACACTTTGGCGATCCCACCTACGGGGTCAACGACGCCTTCAAACCGGTGGTGCGCTACTGGGATCGGATCACCCACCCGGCGCAGATCATCCAGTCGCTGCCCAATGCCATTGCCACCATGCTGGATCCTGCCGATTGTGGCCCGGCGTTTCTGGGGCTGCCGCAGGATGTGCAGGGCTGGACCTATGACTATCCTGAGGTCTTCTTTGAAAAGAAGGTGCACCGCATGCGCCGTCAATCCGCCGATGTGGCCGAATTGGCCGATGCAGCAGCGCTGCTGAAATCGGCAAAACGCCCGATGATCATCGCCGGTGGCGGGGTGCAATATTCCGGCGCGGTGGCGGAGCTGACGGCCTTTGCCGAGGCGCATCAAATCCCTGTGGTGGAAACCATCGCCGGTCGGGCCAACCTGCTGGACACGCATGTGCTCAACATCGGTCCTATCGGTGTCACCGGGTCGGACTCGGCCAACACCATCGCTGAAGAGGCTGATGTGATTGTCGCCGTTGGCACCCGTCTGCAGGATTTCACCACCGGCTCCTGGACCGCTTTTGCCAAAAGCGCGCGATTCATTTCGGTAAACGCGGCCCGTCATGATGCCGGCAAACACCGGTCCTTGCCGGTGGTGGGCGATGCCAAACTGGCGCTGCCCGCGCTGAATGCTGCCTGCGCCGGATATGTCGCGCCGCAAGAATGGGTCGATCACGCCAAGGCGCAGCGGGCGAAATGGGTGGACTATGTTGCTGACAATGTCAGCTATGGCGACAATCGCCCGAATTCCTACGCGCAGGCCATCGGTGTGGTGAACGCGCTTTGTGACCCGCGCGACCGGGTGGTTGCCGCAGCGGGTGGTCTGCCGGCGGAGGTCACCGCCAACTGGCGCACGCTGGATCAGGGCACCGTGGATGTGGAATTTGGCTTCTCCTGCATGGGGTATGAGATTGCTGGCGGCTGGGGTGCGCGGATTGCGCAGGCTCAGCGGGAGCCGGACAAAGACACCATCGTGTTTACCGGTGACGGATCCTATCTGTTGTTGAACTCGGACATCTATTCCTCGGTGCTCAGCCAGAAGAAGATGATCGTCTTGGTGCTGGATAACGGTGGTTTTGCCGTCATCAACAAACTGCAGAACAACACCGGCAACGAAAGCTTCAACAACCTGCTGGCCGATTGCCCCACGGTTCCGCAGCCCTTTGCGGTGGATTTTGCAGCCCACGCCGCGTCGATGGGCGCTACATCTGAAAAAGTGGCAAACCCTGCGGAGCTGGGGGAGGCATTCAAACGCGCCAAGGCCAGTGACAAGACCTATGTGATCGTGATGGACGTCGACCCCTATGACGGCTGGACCACCGAAGGCCACGCCTGGTGGGAGGTTGGCACACCGCATGTCACCAAGTCGGATCGCGTGCGCGAGGCACATGTGGATTGGGAAAGCTCCCGCAGCCGTCAGCGGAAGGGCGTGTGA